A section of the Triticum dicoccoides isolate Atlit2015 ecotype Zavitan chromosome 7A, WEW_v2.0, whole genome shotgun sequence genome encodes:
- the LOC119334326 gene encoding uncharacterized protein LOC119334326, whose protein sequence is MDIAKPAATAFLRRWHTRLWSRSQFSTISKVDYVTNNLAECFNNWIKHHKSLNLDDFFDKIRQMIMIMWNRRRKVARKLVGLILPHIIKKLNAKTRELNLEVVESSEEVAEVTALGGSGFRFVVNLLDRTCSCRQWQVSGLPCKHGLAFITSLINAHIQNYVDLYYSIDKFRAAYDQLIPAMVDKNQWPKSDHGFFMFPPLLKSTAGRHKTERYKGCSEKKRKSGQHLCPICKDYGHHWHKCKKGNPDDIAAILAVRGPPKKRAKTTKASIVPCEDDAPAASMCFPPSQSLEPTTTKKRKHDNSITGASKSQMLEKTTKEKGKGSKSGSRVAKRSTTQPICVANKKASVALKLHAKIKVKEVADKLPHLPMVLHDSPAMGTRSKKMNPDSPAMSTRSKRRLSL, encoded by the exons ATGGACATAGCAAAGCCAGCGGCAACTGCATTTCTTAGGAGGTGGCACACTAGGTTGTGGTCTAGGAGTCAGTTCTCAACAATTTCCAAGGTGGATTATGTTACAAATAACTTGGCTGAGTGCTTCAATAATTGGATTAAGCATCACAAGTCCTTGAACTTGGACGACTTCTTTGATAAGATTAGGCAGATGATTATGATCATGTGGAACCGAAGGAGGAAAGTAGCAAGGAAGTTGGTTGGGTTGATTCTTCCCCACATAATTAAGAAGTTGAATGCAAAGACTAGAGAATTAAACTTGGAGGTGGTAGAAAGCTCAGAAGAAGTTGCTGAAGTGACAGCATTGGGAGGCAGCGGCTTTAGGTTTGTGGTCAACTTGCTTGACAGGACATGTTCTTGTAGACAATGGCAAGTTTCTGGCCTTCCTTGCAAGCATGGTCTAGCATTTATCACATCTCTTATCAATGCACACATACAGAATTATGTGGACTTGTATTACTCCATTGACAAATTTAGGGCAGCCTATGACCAACTAATTCCTGCCATGGTTGACAAGAACCAATGGCCTAAATCTGACCATGGATTCTTCATGTTTCCACCACTACTAAAATCCACGGCGGGTAGGCATAAAACTGAGAGGTATAAAGGCTGCagtgagaagaaaagaaaaagcggCCAACACTTATGCCCTATTTGTAAGGACTATGGGCATCATTGGCATAAATGCAAGAAGGGTAACCCAGATGACATTGCTGCTATTTTAGCTGTGAG AGGACCACCAAAGAAGAGGGCAAAGACCACCAAAGCATCAATTGTGCCTTGCGAGGATGATGCTCCAGCAGCCTCTATGTGCTTTCCGCCAAG CCAAAGCTTGGAACCTACAACTACGAAAAAGAGAAAACATGATAACTCAATTACTGGAGCATCAAAAAG CCAAATGTTGGAGAAAACAACTAAGGAAAAAGGGAAAGGGAGTAAATCTGGATCCAGAGTAGCAAAAAG ATCAACAACTCAGCCCATTTGTGTGGCCAACAAGAAAGCATCTGTTGCTTTGAAATTACATGCCAAAATAAAAGTCAAAGAGGTTGCTGATAAGTTGCCACACCTTCCTATGGTGCTACATGATAGCCCTGCAATGGGCACACGTAGCAAAAAAATGAATCCTGACAGCCCTGCAATGAGCACACGAAGCAAAAGGAGGCTTAGCTTGTGA